A genomic window from Microbacterium sp. H1-D42 includes:
- a CDS encoding nucleotide pyrophosphohydrolase — MPRPDTLAAVRDFAAERGWHQAHSPENLAKSISIEAAELLECFQWTPDYDADHAADELADVLTYCIHLADRLGVDIDDIVLRKLEKTRQKYPVELQGTAIPTPVERPA, encoded by the coding sequence ATGCCGCGCCCCGACACCCTCGCCGCCGTCCGTGACTTCGCCGCCGAGCGCGGGTGGCATCAGGCGCATTCGCCGGAGAACCTCGCCAAGAGCATCTCGATCGAGGCCGCCGAGCTGCTGGAGTGCTTCCAGTGGACGCCCGACTACGACGCCGATCACGCCGCCGACGAGCTCGCCGATGTGCTCACCTATTGCATCCATCTCGCCGACAGGCTCGGCGTCGACATCGATGACATCGTGCTGCGCAAGCTCGAGAAGACGCGGCAGAAGTACCCGGTCGAGCTGCAGGGCACGGCCATCCCGACACCAGTCGAGCGGCCGGCCTGA
- a CDS encoding TetR/AcrR family transcriptional regulator, with product MPRPRSEKARQAVMSAMRRALAEDSYAAVTIEGLATEAGVSKQTIYRWWPSKAAVLGEALLEGELPGSDAVVPTTDDLAADLRAWFAGVSAGQGDMVGIEVARALIAVTATDPELGLVLNERLAAPIREWVKTRLRQAVADGDVREDVDADVVADHFIATASYAALLGQPLSEQRVDAVVQMVMRGIGARD from the coding sequence ATGCCTCGTCCCCGCAGTGAGAAAGCCCGGCAGGCCGTGATGTCGGCCATGCGTCGCGCGCTTGCCGAAGACAGCTACGCGGCCGTCACGATCGAGGGCCTCGCGACCGAGGCGGGCGTCTCGAAGCAGACCATCTACCGGTGGTGGCCGTCGAAGGCCGCCGTGCTCGGCGAGGCGCTGCTCGAGGGTGAGCTGCCGGGGTCGGATGCTGTCGTGCCGACCACTGATGACCTGGCCGCCGACCTGCGGGCGTGGTTCGCTGGGGTGTCGGCGGGGCAGGGCGATATGGTCGGCATCGAGGTGGCGCGTGCGCTGATTGCGGTGACCGCGACCGATCCAGAACTCGGGCTCGTGTTGAACGAGCGCCTGGCGGCGCCCATCCGCGAGTGGGTGAAGACGCGGCTGCGGCAGGCGGTCGCCGACGGGGACGTGCGCGAGGACGTGGATGCTGACGTCGTCGCCGACCACTTCATCGCCACCGCCAGCTATGCGGCGCTGCTGGGTCAGCCGCTGAGTGAGCAGCGAGTGGATGCTGTCGTGCAGATGGTCATGCGCGGGATCGGCGCTCGCGACTGA
- a CDS encoding SDR family NAD(P)-dependent oxidoreductase: MALTAHSTIGEWLDDATGGPLITALLTQSGSDPAQLTPVLGLPLQQLVAMSQGAMPQSVVDDLVRAANGGEIPADTETAGWTEKVTAGRFAGKTVIVTGAASGIGKATATRIAREGGRVIASDIAADKLDALREELSDADIVTVAGDLTKQDAVDAVIAAAGDRIDALANVAGINDDFSPAGETSDAVWDRVIAINLTAPFKLMRAVLPLMEAAGRGSVLNVSSEAGLRGNASGNAYTASKHGIIGVTKSAAFMYGPKGIRVNSVAPGGVATGIPMPPNMSAAGSARLAPFQQAIPSVATAEQLAASITFLLSDDAVNINGAILASDGGWSVQ, translated from the coding sequence ATGGCACTCACCGCTCACTCCACCATCGGCGAATGGCTCGACGACGCCACCGGCGGCCCGCTGATCACCGCCCTGCTCACGCAGTCCGGCTCCGATCCTGCACAGCTGACGCCCGTGCTCGGCCTGCCCCTGCAGCAGCTCGTCGCGATGAGTCAGGGCGCCATGCCTCAGTCCGTCGTCGACGACCTCGTCCGCGCCGCGAACGGCGGCGAGATCCCCGCCGACACCGAGACCGCCGGCTGGACCGAGAAGGTCACCGCCGGACGCTTCGCCGGCAAGACCGTGATCGTCACCGGCGCAGCATCCGGAATCGGCAAGGCTACCGCCACGCGCATCGCTCGCGAGGGCGGCCGCGTGATCGCGTCCGACATCGCCGCAGACAAGCTCGACGCGCTGCGCGAAGAACTGTCGGATGCTGACATCGTCACCGTCGCGGGCGACCTCACCAAGCAGGACGCCGTCGACGCCGTCATCGCCGCCGCCGGCGACCGCATCGACGCGCTCGCGAACGTCGCCGGCATCAACGACGACTTCTCTCCCGCCGGAGAGACGTCGGATGCTGTCTGGGACCGCGTCATCGCGATCAACCTCACCGCGCCGTTCAAGCTCATGCGCGCGGTGCTGCCTCTGATGGAGGCAGCCGGTCGCGGGTCGGTGCTCAACGTCTCGAGCGAGGCCGGCCTGCGCGGCAACGCCTCGGGCAACGCCTACACGGCCAGCAAGCACGGCATCATCGGCGTCACCAAGTCGGCCGCATTCATGTACGGCCCGAAGGGGATCCGCGTGAACTCCGTCGCTCCGGGTGGCGTCGCCACCGGCATCCCGATGCCGCCGAACATGTCGGCCGCAGGGTCCGCGCGCCTCGCGCCGTTCCAGCAGGCGATCCCCTCGGTCGCCACGGCTGAGCAGCTCGCAGCATCCATCACCTTCCTGCTCAGCGACGACGCCGTCAACATCAACGGCGCCATCCTGGCCTCCGACGGCGGGTGGTCGGTGCAGTAA